The Pelagibacterium halotolerans B2 genome has a segment encoding these proteins:
- a CDS encoding heavy-metal-associated domain-containing protein: MEFHIARMSCDGCVATITDALRALDGASQVTPDLERKTIAIRTSARLSDVETALAAAGYPVTPR, encoded by the coding sequence ATGGAATTTCATATCGCCCGCATGTCCTGCGATGGCTGCGTTGCAACGATCACCGATGCCCTCAGGGCTCTCGACGGCGCCAGTCAGGTCACTCCCGATCTGGAACGAAAGACCATCGCCATCCGGACCTCGGCCAGACTGTCCGATGTCGAAACCGCGCTGGCCGCCGCCGGTTATCCCGTCACCCCACGCTGA
- a CDS encoding bifunctional transcriptional activator/DNA repair enzyme AdaA, which yields MLFDLPDHDTLYRALVARDARFDGQAFVCVSSTGIFCRLTCPARKPLSENCMFRASIGECIEAGFRPCKRCHPMQAAAADDPVVRGLLEALDGRPDRRWTERHVADMGYDLSTVRRSFKRHFGMTFLEIARRRRLREGFETLAEGGKVVTAQHEAGFDSPSAFRAAFARILGCAPGDLSRDGLLRARWIATPLGDMIAVASATHLHLLEFIDRKALPGELKRLGAAARGSIGLGRTGPTEQVAAELGDFFAGRSARFEVPLYQEGSAFAQRVWSQLRAIPAGQTRSYGQIAKAIGQPSAVRAVARANGANTLALVVPCHRVIGADGALTGYGGGLWRKQRLLEIERQYRAGPGGAQAMPAPLQRGVTG from the coding sequence ATGCTGTTCGATCTTCCAGACCATGACACACTTTACCGGGCGCTGGTTGCGCGCGATGCGCGGTTTGACGGGCAGGCTTTTGTCTGCGTGTCCTCGACGGGGATTTTCTGCCGGCTGACCTGTCCGGCGCGCAAGCCGTTGTCGGAGAACTGCATGTTCCGGGCGAGCATCGGGGAGTGTATCGAAGCGGGGTTCCGGCCCTGCAAGCGCTGCCACCCCATGCAGGCAGCGGCGGCGGACGATCCGGTGGTCAGGGGATTGCTCGAAGCGCTCGATGGGCGGCCCGACAGGCGCTGGACGGAGCGCCATGTGGCGGACATGGGCTATGACCTTTCCACGGTGCGGCGCAGTTTCAAGCGCCATTTCGGCATGACGTTTCTCGAAATCGCCCGTCGGCGCAGGCTGCGCGAGGGGTTCGAGACGCTGGCGGAGGGCGGCAAGGTGGTGACGGCGCAGCACGAGGCGGGGTTCGATTCCCCCAGCGCGTTTCGCGCCGCCTTCGCCCGTATCCTGGGCTGCGCGCCGGGGGATTTGAGCCGGGACGGCCTGTTGCGGGCGCGTTGGATCGCGACCCCGCTGGGCGACATGATCGCGGTGGCGAGTGCGACCCATCTCCATCTTCTCGAATTTATCGACAGAAAGGCGCTGCCGGGGGAGCTCAAGCGATTGGGTGCGGCGGCCAGGGGCAGTATCGGGCTGGGCCGGACCGGGCCGACCGAACAGGTGGCGGCGGAGCTGGGCGACTTTTTCGCGGGACGTTCGGCGCGGTTCGAGGTGCCGCTCTATCAGGAGGGGAGCGCGTTCGCGCAGCGGGTCTGGTCGCAATTGCGGGCCATCCCGGCGGGGCAGACCCGCAGTTACGGTCAGATCGCCAAGGCAATCGGGCAGCCATCGGCGGTGCGTGCGGTGGCGCGGGCCAATGGCGCCAACACGCTTGCGCTGGTTGTGCCGTGCCACCGGGTGATCGGGGCGGACGGAGCGCTGACCGGGTATGGGGGCGGGCTGTGGCGCAAGCAGCGCCTGCTCGAGATCGAGCGCCAGTACAGGGCCGGGCCCGGAGGGGCGCAGGCGATGCCCGCGCCGCTTCAGCGTGGGGTGACGGGATAA
- a CDS encoding enoyl-CoA hydratase/isomerase family protein, with protein sequence MDEISISIEGACGIIRLTRPKAINALSAEMIAAVRYALDEWDENEAVRTVLIEGEGEKGLCAGGDVRRTREMAMAGETRAVFSFFADEYDMNGLIATYRKPIIAFQHGIVMGGGIGISSHARYRIATPTSRFAMPEGAIGFFCDVGVNAILYKTSEARALAFLLSGQTVGAADAIALGLADTVVPEDGLADLRGRVIEAAQAGDPDTAITALIQSESIDAGTADFCALSDSLAEIFAAPDAEKIVEGLLDWSEDGDPGAAALYASIARHCPTALVAIVMSHRQARHKRDVRAILEDDLALARYMSMRPDFAEGVRAVLVDKDKAPKWDPARLADVDIAALERVLGEAEAVG encoded by the coding sequence ATGGACGAGATTTCCATTTCGATCGAAGGGGCGTGCGGCATCATCAGGCTGACCCGGCCCAAAGCGATCAATGCGCTGAGCGCCGAGATGATCGCGGCGGTGCGCTATGCGCTGGACGAATGGGATGAAAACGAGGCCGTGCGGACCGTTCTGATCGAAGGCGAGGGCGAAAAGGGGCTTTGCGCGGGCGGCGATGTGCGCAGAACGCGCGAGATGGCCATGGCAGGGGAAACCCGGGCGGTCTTTTCGTTCTTTGCCGACGAATACGACATGAACGGGCTGATCGCGACCTATCGCAAGCCCATCATCGCCTTCCAGCACGGCATCGTCATGGGCGGGGGGATCGGGATTTCCTCGCATGCGCGCTACAGGATCGCGACGCCCACGAGCCGGTTTGCCATGCCCGAAGGGGCTATCGGGTTTTTCTGCGACGTGGGGGTCAACGCCATTCTCTACAAGACCAGCGAGGCGCGGGCGCTGGCGTTCCTGCTTTCGGGGCAGACGGTGGGGGCGGCCGATGCGATTGCGCTCGGGCTGGCCGATACGGTGGTGCCCGAAGATGGGTTGGCGGACTTGCGGGGCCGGGTGATCGAAGCGGCGCAGGCGGGCGATCCCGATACGGCGATCACCGCGTTGATCCAGTCGGAATCGATCGATGCGGGGACGGCGGATTTTTGCGCGCTTTCCGATTCACTGGCGGAAATTTTTGCCGCGCCCGATGCCGAAAAAATCGTCGAAGGTCTGCTCGACTGGTCCGAGGATGGCGATCCGGGCGCCGCGGCGCTCTACGCTTCGATTGCCCGCCATTGCCCGACCGCGCTTGTGGCCATCGTCATGTCGCACCGGCAGGCGCGGCACAAGCGCGACGTGCGCGCCATTCTCGAGGACGATCTGGCCCTGGCCCGCTACATGTCCATGCGCCCCGATTTCGCCGAGGGGGTGCGGGCGGTGCTGGTGGACAAGGACAAGGCGCCCAAATGGGACCCGGCACGGTTGGCCGATGTGGATATCGCGGCGCTGGAGCGGGTGCTGGGGGAAGCGGAGGCGGTGGGGTAG